A genomic region of Capra hircus breed San Clemente chromosome 21, ASM170441v1, whole genome shotgun sequence contains the following coding sequences:
- the POLG gene encoding DNA polymerase subunit gamma-1, whose translation MSRLLWRKVAGANVGPGLVPAPGRWVSSSASDPVPSDGPPPPQPVPSSVGGQLRHNPLHIQMLSRGLHEQIFGPGGERPDEAAVRRSVEHLQKHGLWGQPATPLPDVELRLPPLLGGSLDQHFRLLAQKQSLPYLEAANSLLQAQLPPRPPSWAWAEGWTRYGPAGEAEPVAIPEERALVFDVEVCLAEGTCPTLAVAISPSAWYSWCSRRLVEERYSWTSQLSPADLIPLEVPASGGGPAQRDQQERLVVGHNVSFDRAHIREQYLIQGSHMRFLDTMSMHMAISGLSSFQRSLWMAAKQGKHKARPPAQRGPKSQSRANGPMISSWDWLDISSVNNLADVHGLYVGGPRLEKEPRELFVKGNMKDIRENFQDLMQYCAQDVWATYEVFQQQLPLFLERCPHPVTLAGMLEMGVSYLPVNQNWERYLAEAQGTYEELQREMKKSLMDLANDACQLLSGERYKEDPWLWDLEWDVQEFKQKKAKKGKRREPAAASKLPVEGADAPGDPRDQEDPGPPSEEEEFQRGVTARTCLEQLRGTTELLPQRPQHLPGHPGWYRKLCPRLDDPAWTPGPSLLSLQMRVTPKLMALTWDGFPLHYSEQHGWGYLVPGRRDNLAQMPAGSAPTSAGVACPHTAIESLYRKHCLEQGKQQLEPPRADLAEEFLLSDSGAMWQTVEELGCLEVEAEAKMENSREAVPGQPLAPTAAGGPKASQPAYHHGNGPYNDVDIPGCWFFKLPHKDGNSCNVGSPFAKDFLPKMEDGSLQAGPGGASGPRALEINKMISFWRNAHKRISSQMVVWLPRSALPRAVTRHANYDEEGRYGAILPQVVTAGTITRRAVEPTWLTASNARPDRVGSELKAMVQAPPGYVLVGADVDSQELWIAAVLGDAHFAGMHGCTAFGWMTLQGRKSRGTDLHSKTAATVGISREHAKIINYGRIYGAGQPFAERLLMQFNHRLTRQEAAEKAQQMYAVTKGLRRYRLSDEGEWLVKELELPVDRTEDGWVSLKDLRKIQREASKKSRWKKWEVVAERAWIGGTESEMFNKLESIATSDIPSTPVLGCRISRALEPCAVRGEFMTSRVNWVVQSSAVDYLHLMLVAMKWLFEEFAIDGRFCISIHDEVRYLVREEDRYRAALALQITNLLTRCMFAHKLGLNDLPQSVAFFSAVDIDQCLRKEVTMDCKTPSNPTGMERRYGIPQGEALDIYQIIELTKGSLEK comes from the exons ATGAGCCGCCTGCTCTGGAGGAAGGTGGCCGGCGCCAACGTCGGACCAGGCCTGGTTCCAGCTCCGGGACGTTGGGTCTCCAGCTCCGCCTCCGACCCCGTCCCCAGCgacgggccgccgccgccgcagcctgTGCCATCCTCGGTGGGCGGGCAGCTGCGGCACAACCCCTTGCACATCCAAATGCTCTCGAGAGGGCTCCACGAGCAGATCTTCGGGCCCGGCGGGGAGAGGCCCGACGAGGCCGCGGTGCGCCGCAGCGTGGAGCACCTGCAGAAGCACGGGCTCTGGGGGCAGCCGGCCACGCCCTTGCCCGACGTGGAGCTGCGCCTGCCGCCCCTCCTCGGGGGCAGCCTGGACCAGCACTTCCGCCTCCTGGCGCAGAAGCAGAGCCTGCCCTACCTGGAGGCGGCCAACTCGCTCTTGCAGGCGCAGCTGCCCCCGCGGCCCCCGAGCTGGGCCTGGGCGGAGGGCTGGACCCGGTACGGCCCCGCGGGGGAGGCCGAACCCGTGGCCATCCCCGAGGAGCGGGCCCTGGTGTTCGACGTGGAGGTCTGCTTGGCAGAGGGAACCTGCCCCACGTTGGCGGTGGCCATATCCCCCTCGGCCTG GTATTCCTGGTGCAGCCGGCGGCTGGTGGAAGAGCGTTACTCTTGGACCAGCCAGCTGTCGCCGGCTGACCTCATTCCCCTGGAGGTCCCTGCCAGTGGCGGTGGCCCCGCTCAGCGAGACCAGCAGGAGCGGTTAGTGGTGGGGCACAATGTATCCTTCGACCGAGCCCACATCCGGGAGCAGTACTTGATCCAG gGTTCCCACATGCGCTTCCTGGACACCATGAGCATGCACATGGCCATCTCAGGGCTGAGCAGCTTCCAGCGCAGTCTGTGGATGGCCGCCAAGCAGGGCAAGCACAAGGCCCGGCCCCCTGCTCAACGAGGCCCAAAGTCCCAGAGCAGAGCCAACGGCCCAATG ATCTCGTCCTGGGACTGGCTGGACATCAGCAGTGTCAATAACCTGGCAGACGTGCACGGCCTCTATGTTGGGGGGCCTCGCCTGGAGAAGGAGCCCCGTGAGCTGTTCGTCAAGGGCAACATGAAGGACATCCGTGAGAACTTCCAG GACCTGATGCAGTACTGTGCCCAGGACGTGTGGGCCACCTATGAGGTTTTCCAGCAGCAGCTTCCGCTCTTCCTGGAGAG GTGTCCCCACCCGGTGACTCTGGCTGGCATGTTGGAGATGGGTGTCTCCTACCTGCCCGTCAACCAGAACTGGGAGCGTTACCTGGCGGAGGCACAGGGCACCTACGAGGAGCTCCAGCGGGAGATGAAGAAGTCGCTGATGGACCTGGCCAACGACGCCTGCCAGTTGCTCTCGGGAGAGAG GTACAAAGAGGACCCCTGGCTCTGGGACCTGGAGTGGGACGTGCAGGAGTTCAAGCAGAAGAAGGCgaagaaggggaagaggagggagccGGCCGCAGCCAGCAAGTTGCCTGTTGAGGGGGCTGACGCCCCTGGGGACCCCAGGGATCAGGAAG ACCCCGGCCCCCCCAGTGAGGAGGAAGAGTTCCAGCGAGGCGTCACAGCCCGCACCTGCTTGGAGCAGCTGAGGGGGACCACAGAGCTCCTGCCCCAGCGGCCCCAGCACCTTCCTGGACACCCAGG GTGGTATCGGAAGCTGTGTCCCCGGCTCGATGACCCTGCGTGGACCCCTGGCCCCAGTCTCCTCAGCCTCCAGATGCGGGTCACACCTAAGCTCATGGCGCTGACCTGGGACGGCTTCCCCCTGCACTACTCGGAGCAGCATGGCTGGGGCTACCTGGTGCCTGGGCGGCGGGACAACCTGGCTCAGATGCCGGCCGGCAGTGCCCCCACATCAGCTGGGGTGGCCTGCCCCCACAC AGCCATCGAGTCCCTGTACAGGAAGCACTGTCTTGAACAGGGGAAGCAGCAGCTGGAGCCGCCGCGGGCAGACCTGGCCGAGGAGTTCCTGCTGTCCGACAGCGGCGCCATGTGGCAGACG GTGGAAGAATTGGGCTGCTTGGAAGTGGAGGCtgaggcaaagatggagaattcGCGAGAGGCAGTTCCAGGTCAACCGCTAGCTCCG ACTGCTGCTGGTGGCCCCAAAGCCAGCCAGCCAGCTTATCACCATGGCAACGGACCCTATAACGACGTGGATATCCCTGGCTGCTGGTTCTTCAAGCTGCCTCACAAG GATGGCAATAGCTGCAATGTGGGCAGCCCCTTCGCCAAAGACTTCCTGCCCAAGATGGAGGACGGCAGCCTGCAGGCTGGCCCGGGAGGCGCCAGCGGGCCCCGGGCCTTGGAAATCAATAAGATGATCTCATTTTGGAGGAACGCCCATAAGCGTATCAG CTCCCAGATGGTGGTGTGGCTGCCCCGGTCTGCGCTGCCCCGGGCTGTGACCAG GCATGCCAACTACGATGAGGAAGGCCGCTACGGGGCTATCCTGCCCCAGGTGGTGACGGCCGGCACCATCACTCGACGGGCCGTGGAGCCCACGTGGCTCACTGCCAGCAATGCCCGG CCTGACCGCGTAGGCAGTGAGTTGAAGGCCATGGTGCAGGCCCCGCCCGGTTACGTCCTCGTGGGTGCCGACGTGGACTCCCAGGAGCTATGGATCGCAGCTGTGCTAGGAGACGCCCACTTTGCCGGCATGCACG GCTGCACGGCCTTCGGCTGGATGACCCTGCAGGGTAGGAAGAGCAGGGGCACTGATCTGCACAGCAAGACAGCGGCCACCGTGGGCATCAGCCGCGAGCATGCCAAGATCATCAACTACGGCCGCATCTATGGGGCCGGGCAGCCCTTTGCTGAGCGCCTGCTCATGCAGTTCAACCACCGACTCACGCGGCAGGAGGCAGCTGAGAAGGCCCAGCAGATGTATGCGGTCACCAAGGGCCTCCGCCG GTACCGGCTGTCAGATGAGGGTGAGTGGCTGGTGAAGGAGTTGGAACTCCCTGTGGACAGGACCGAGGATGGCTGGGTTTCCCTGAAGGATCTGCGCAAGATCCAGAGAGAAGCTTCGAAGAA ATCTCGATGGAAAAAGTGGGAGGTGgttgctgagcgagcctggatcgggggcacagagtcagaaatgttCAACAAGCTGGAGAGCATTGCCACATCTGACATACCGAGTACCCCGGTGCTGGGCTGCCGAATCAGCCGGGCCCTGGAACCCTGTGCTGTCCGAGGGGAG TTTATGACCAGCCGAGTGAACTGGGTGGTGCAGAGTTCCGCGGTGGACTACCTGCACCTCATGCTTGTGGCCATGAAGTGGCTGTTCGAGGAGTTTGCCATTGACGGGCGCTTCTGCATCAGCATCCACGATGAGGTTCGCTACCTGGTGCGGGAGGAGGACCGATACCGCGCAGCCCTCGCCCTGCAAATCACCAACCTCCTGACCAG GTGCATGTTTGCCCACAAGCTGGGCCTGAATGACCTGCCCCAGTCAGTCGCGTTTTTCAGTGCAGTTGATATTGACCAGTGCCTCAGGAAGGAAGTGACCATGGATTGTAAAACCCCTTCTAACCCAACTGGGATGGAAAGGCGATATGGGATTCCCCAGG GTGAAGCGCTGGATATTTACCAGATAATTGAACTCACCAAAGGCTCCCTGGAGAAATGA